The following DNA comes from Hordeum vulgare subsp. vulgare chromosome 3H, MorexV3_pseudomolecules_assembly, whole genome shotgun sequence.
CTTAAACCAAACCGGTTAACCCACGACAAAACCTGTACCTCCCAGCGATCCCGCTCCTGCTAACCCTTCTCGTTTCCTCAGTTGGATACTAGAAAAAAAACGAAAGAGCCGCATCCACAGACCATGACCCCGTTTTCTCCCAACCTCCTCGATCCCGATCCCCTCCATCTCGTGATGcccacgatctcccctctcttcttcccaccCGGCCAGGCAGGGAAGCAGTTTCATGATCCGCCGCCGGCCGTGCTCACGCGGGGGGTGGGAGGCCGTCGCAGGCCATGCTCGCACGGGAGGAAAGAGGCTGCCTCCATCTGGCCGCCCTGTCGCCcccgcggtggaggaggtggtcgGGACCAACGAGGTCAACTTCGTCGTCGGCGATGACACATTCGCGTTCGGCTCCGGCGCGGGGGGCGCCGCGGTCGCGCTGCCGCAGGCCTCCGACGGGGCCGTCGATTGGAGCCGCCCCGACGCCCCCGCGGTTGAGGAGGTGGTCGGGCCCAACGAGGTCAACTTCGTCGTCGGCGATGACACCTTCGCGTTCGGCTCCGGCGCGTGGGGCGCCGCGGTCGCGTTGGCGCAGGCCTCTGACGGgcccccttctctcctctcaCCCATGGGATCTAGCTTTCTGATTGTCAACACCTGCCCCGGTTCCATTCTCCATCCACAGGGACATGTCCCCGATCCACTTGCCTTCTCAACGGAGCCATCGGCGGCATCTCCTCCTCGACAATTTCATCCAGCCGTCGTCGTCATCCAATCGACCTTCCCCGTCTACGGAGACCTGGAGCGGCCTTCCTCGCATACGACGACCTCGATCTAGATCGTAGTCGCTTGCCATCTcatttatgttggggaacgtcgcaagggaaacaaaaaaattcctacgcgcacgaagacctatcatggtgatgtccatctacgagaggggatgagtgatgtacgtacccttgtagaccgtacagcagaagcgttagagaacgcggttgatgtagtggaacgtcctcacgtccctcgatccgccccgcgaacaatcccgcgatcagtcccacgatctagtaccgaacggacggcacctccgcgttcagcacacgtacagctcgacgatgatctcggccttcttgatccagcaagagagacgaagaggtagaagagttctccggcagcgtgacggcgctccggaggttggtgatgaccttgtctcagcagggctccgcccgagctccgcagaaacgcgatctagaggaaaaaaccgtggaggtatgtggtcgggctgccgtggaaaagtcgtctcaaatcagccctaaaacctccgtatatataggtgggagggaggggaggagtcagcctcaaaacctaaaggtttggccgaaattggaagtggaggagtcctactccaatcctacttccaccttcccacttggaaactctttccaccttgtgttttttccttctcaaaccttatgggccttagtgggaacttattccagcccactaggggctggtttatctcttcccatagcccatgagaccccttggggcgtgacacccctcccgatggtccccggcacccctcacggcactcccggtacactaccgatgagcccgaaacttttccggtaatgcacgaaaaccttccggtaaccaaatgaggtcatcctatatatcaatcttcgtttccggaccattccggaaaccctcgtgacgtccgtgatctcattcgggactccgaacaacattcggtaaccaaccatataactcaaatacgcataaaacagcgtcgaaccttaagtgtgcagaccctgcgggttcgagaactatgtagacatgacccgagagactcctcggtcaatatccaataacgggacctggatgcccatattggatcctacatattctacgaagatcttatcgtttgaacctcagtgccaaggattcatataatcccgtatgtcattccctttgtccttcggtatgttacttgcccgagattcgatcgttagtatccgcatacctatttcaatctcgtttaccggcaagtctctttactcgttccgtaatacaagatcccgcaacttacattaagttacattgcttgcaaggcttgtgtgtgatgttgtattaccgagtgggccccgagatacctctccgtcacacggagtgacaaatcccagtctcgatctatactaactcaacgaacaccttcggagatacctgtagagcatctttatagtcacccagttacgttgcgatgtttgatacacacaaagcattcctccggtgtccgtgagttatatgatctcatggtcataggaacaaatacttgacacgcagaaaacagtagcaacaaaatgacacgatcaacatgctacgtctattagtttgggtctagtccatcacatgattctcctaatgatgtgatcccgttatcaagtgacaacacttgcctatggccaggaaaccttgaccatctttgatcaacgagctagtcaactagaggcttactagggacagtgttttgtctatgtatccacacaagtattgtgtttccaatcaatacaattatagcatggataataaacgattatcatgaactaagaaatataataataactaatttattattgcctctagggcatatttccaacagtctcccacttacactagagtcaataatctagttcacatcaccatgtgattccaacgagtccaacacccatatagttatggggtctgatcacgtcttgctcgtgagagaggttttagtcaacggttctgaaactttcagattcgtgcgttctttacaaatctttatgtcatcttatagatgctgctactacgtgctattcggaaatgctccaaatatctactctactatacaaatccgtttcactactcatagttatccggattagtgtcaaagcttgcattgacgtaaccctttacgacaaactctttaaccacctccataatcgagaaaaattccttagtccattagttactaaggataaatttcgaccgctgctagtgattcaatcatggatcaccctctgtacctctcaacatactttgagtcaaggcacacttcaggtgcggtacacagcatggcatactttagattctacggctaaggcatagaagacgaccttcgtctattctctttattctgccgtggtcgggttttgagtcttactcaaattcacacctcacaacgcaaccaagaactccttctttgctggtctattttgaactctttcaaaaacttgtcaaggcatgcatcttgttgaaacttctattaagcgctttcgatctatctccatagatctttgatgctcaacgttcaagtagcgtaatccaggtactcctttgtaaacttctttcaaacaaccttgtatgctttacagaaattctacattacttctggtccacaatatgtcaaccacatatacctatcagaaattctatagtgctcccactcacttctttggaaatacaagtttctcataaaccttgtacaaacccaaaatctttgatcatctcatcaaagtgtatattccaactccgagatgcttgcaccagtccattgaaggatcactggagcttgcatacttgctagtatctttaggatcgacaaaaccttctggttgtatcacatacaatgtttgctcaaggaaaccgtcgagaaaacaatgttttcacatcccgcgtgcaatatttcataaataatgcatcaacaactaacataattctaacagacttttagcatcgctacgagtgagaaagtctcatcatagtcaactgtttgatcttatcgaaaacatctttgcgacaagtcgagcgtttcttaatagtgacttatcaccatcatcgtctgtgttcttttaaagatccatttttactcaatagtcctatgaccatcaagtacttctaccaaagtctacactttgttttcacacatggatcctctctcggatttcatggcttccagccatttgtcggaatctgggcccaccatcgctttctccataactcgtaggttcactgttgctcaacaacatgacctccaagacagggttaccgtactactctgcagcagtacgcgaccttgtcgacctacgaggtttgtagtaacttgattcgaagctcaatgatcatcatcatcagcttcgacttcaattggtgtaggcgccacatgaacaacttcctgcgccctgctacacactggttgaagtgatggttcaataacctcatcaagttctactaccctcccactcaattctttcgagagaaacctttcctcgagaaaggatccgtttctagaaacaaacactttgctttcggatctgagataggagatgtacccaactgttttggatatcctatgaagatgcatttatccgctttgggttcgagcttatcagactgaaactttttcacataagtgtcgaaaccccaaactttc
Coding sequences within:
- the LOC123442287 gene encoding uncharacterized protein LOC123442287 — encoded protein: MIRRRPCSRGGWEAVAGHARTGGKRLPPSGRPVAPAVEEVVGTNEVNFVVGDDTFAFGSGAGGAAVALPQASDGAVDWSRPDAPAVEEVVGPNEVNFVVGDDTFAFGSGAWGAAVALAQASDGPPSLLSPMGSSFLIVNTCPGSILHPQGHVPDPLAFSTEPSAASPPRQFHPAVVVIQSTFPVYGDLERPSSHTTTSI